Proteins encoded by one window of Drosophila melanogaster chromosome X:
- the Cyp4d1 gene encoding cytochrome P450 4d1, isoform B, with translation MWLLLSLVLLLAIIALEMRRFLRNMRTIPGPLPLPLLGNAHIFLGLTPAEACLKIGELAERHGDTFGLFLGPSYSVMLFNPRDVERVLGSSQLLTKSQEYSFLGRWLNEGLLVSNGRKWHRRRKIITPAFHFRILEPYVEIFDRQSLRLVEELALRISRGQERINLGEAIHLCALDAICETAMGVSINAQSNADSEYVQAVKTISMVLHKRMFNILYRFDLTYMLTPLARAEKKALNVLHQFTEKIIVQRREELIREGSSQESSNDDADVGAKRKMAFLDILLQSTVDERPLSNLDIREEVDTFMFEGHDTTSSALMFFFYNIATHPEAQKKCFEEIRSVVGNDKSTPVSYELLNQLHYVDLCVKETLRMYPSVPLLGRKVLEDCEINGKLIPAGTNIGISPLYLGRREELFSEPNIFKPERFDVVTTAEKLNPYAYIPFSAGPRNCIGQKFAMLEIKAIVANVLRHYEVDFVGDSSEPPVLIAELILRTKEPLMFKVRERVY, from the exons ATGTGGCTCCTACTATCGCTAGTCCTGCTCCTGGCGATCATCGCCCTGGAGATGCGACGGTTTCTGCGGAACATGAGGACGATACCAGGTCCACTGCCTCTGCCCCTGCTCGGCAACGCCCACATCTTTCTGGGGCTCACTCCGGCTGAGGCGTGCCTCAAGATAGGCGAGCTGGCGGAGCGGCACGGCGACACCTTCGGACTGTTCCTGGGCCCGTCATACAGCGTGATGCTCTTCAATCCGCGCGACGTAGAGCGGGTGCTGGGCAGCAGCCAGCTGCTGACCAAGTCGCAGGAGTACTCCTTCCTGGGCCGCTGGCTCAACGAGGGACTGCTGGTGAGCAACGGACGCAAGTGGCACCGCCGGCGCAAGATCATCACGCCGGCCTTCCACTTTCGCATCCTGGAGCCATACGTGGAGATCTTCGACAGGCAGTCACTGCGGCTCGTCGAGGAACTGGCGCTGCGGATAAGCAGGGGCCAGGAGAGAATCAACCTGGGCGAGGCCATTCACCTCTGCGCGCTGGACGCCATTTGCG AAACTGCCATGGGTGTTTCCATCAATGCGCAGTCGAATGCAGACTCCGAGTACGTCCAGGCGGTGAAGACCATATCAATGGTGCTGCACAAGCGGATGTTCAACATTCTGTACCGCTTCGACCTTACCTACATGCTGACCCCACTGGCGAGGGCGGAGAAGAAGGCCCTGAACGTGCTTCACCAGTTCACAGAGAAGATCATCGTGCAGCGCAGGGAGGAGCTCATCCGCGAAGGAAGCAGCCAGGAGAGCAGCAATGATGACGCGGACGTGGGCGCCAAGCGAAAGATGGCCTTCCTGGACATCCTTCTGCAGTCGACCGTCGACGAACGGCCCCTGAGCAACTTGGACATTCGCGAGGAAGTGGACACCTTCATGTTCGAGGGCCACGACACCACCTCTTCGGCCCTGATGTTCTTCTTCTACAACATAGCCACCCACCCGGAGGCGCAGAAGAAGTGCTTTGAGGAGATCCGGTCCGTGGTGGGCAATGACAAGAGCACGCCGGTGAGCTATGAGCTGCTGAACCAGCTGCACTACGTCGACCTGTGCGTGAAGGAGACCCTTCGAATGTATCCGTCTGTACCGCTGCTGGGTCGTAAGGTTCTCGAGGACTGCGAGATCA ATGGAAAGCTCATCCCGGCGGGCACGAATATCGGCATCTCCCCTCTCTACTTGGGCAGACGGGAGGAGCTCTTTAGCGAGCCCAATATCTTCAAGCCGGAACGGTTCGATGTGGTCACCACCGCCGAGAAGCTGAATCCGTACGCGTACATTCCGTTCTCGGCCGGACCTCGCAACTGCATTGGCCAGAAGTTCGCCATGCTGGAGATCAAGGCCATCGTGGCCAATGTGCTCCGGCACTACGAGGTTGACTTTGTGGGCGACTCCTCGGAACCACCCGTGCTGATCGCCGAACTTATTCTGCGTACCAAGGAACCCTTGATGTTCAAGGTGCGGGAGCGAGTCTACTGA
- the Cyp4d1 gene encoding cytochrome P450 4d1, isoform A: MFLVIGAILASALFVGLLLYHLKFKRLIDLISYMPGPPVLPLVGHGHHFIGKPPHEMVKKIFEFMETYSKDQVLKVWLGPELNVLMGNPKDVEVVLGTLRFNDKAGEYKALEPWLKEGLLVSRGRKWHKRRKIITPAFHFKILDQFVEVFEKGSRDLLRNMEQDRLKHGDSGFSLYDWINLCTMDTICETAMGVSINAQSNADSEYVQAVKTISMVLHKRMFNILYRFDLTYMLTPLARAEKKALNVLHQFTEKIIVQRREELIREGSSQESSNDDADVGAKRKMAFLDILLQSTVDERPLSNLDIREEVDTFMFEGHDTTSSALMFFFYNIATHPEAQKKCFEEIRSVVGNDKSTPVSYELLNQLHYVDLCVKETLRMYPSVPLLGRKVLEDCEINGKLIPAGTNIGISPLYLGRREELFSEPNIFKPERFDVVTTAEKLNPYAYIPFSAGPRNCIGQKFAMLEIKAIVANVLRHYEVDFVGDSSEPPVLIAELILRTKEPLMFKVRERVY; this comes from the exons ATGTTTCTGGTCATCGGCGCAATCCTGGCCAGCGCCCTCTTCGTGGGCCTGCTGCTCTACCATCTAAAATTCAAGCGGCTGATTGACCTCATCAGCTACATGCCGGGTCCTCCCGTGCTGCCGCTGGTCGGCCATGGCCACCACTTCATCGGCAAGCCGCCGCACGAGATGGTCAAGAAGATTTTCGAGTTCATGGAGACCTACTCCAAGGACCAGGTGCTCAAGGTGTGGCTGGGACCCGAGCTGAACGTGCTCATGGGCAACCCCAAGGACGTCGAGGTCGTCCTGGGCACGTTGCGCTTCAACGACAAGGCGGGTGAATACAAGGCCCTGGAGCCGTGGCTAAAGGAGGGTCTGCTGGTCAGTCGCGGTCGGAAGTGGCACAAGCGACGCAAAATTATCACGCCCGCCTTCCACTTCAAGATCCTCGACCAGTTCGTTGAGGTCTTCGAGAAGGGGTCGCGAGATTTGCTCCGGAATATGGAGCAGGATCGCCTGAAGCACGGCGACTCCGGCTTTAGCCTCTACGACTGGATCAATCTCTGCACCATGGACACGATCTGCG AAACTGCCATGGGTGTTTCCATCAATGCGCAGTCGAATGCAGACTCCGAGTACGTCCAGGCGGTGAAGACCATATCAATGGTGCTGCACAAGCGGATGTTCAACATTCTGTACCGCTTCGACCTTACCTACATGCTGACCCCACTGGCGAGGGCGGAGAAGAAGGCCCTGAACGTGCTTCACCAGTTCACAGAGAAGATCATCGTGCAGCGCAGGGAGGAGCTCATCCGCGAAGGAAGCAGCCAGGAGAGCAGCAATGATGACGCGGACGTGGGCGCCAAGCGAAAGATGGCCTTCCTGGACATCCTTCTGCAGTCGACCGTCGACGAACGGCCCCTGAGCAACTTGGACATTCGCGAGGAAGTGGACACCTTCATGTTCGAGGGCCACGACACCACCTCTTCGGCCCTGATGTTCTTCTTCTACAACATAGCCACCCACCCGGAGGCGCAGAAGAAGTGCTTTGAGGAGATCCGGTCCGTGGTGGGCAATGACAAGAGCACGCCGGTGAGCTATGAGCTGCTGAACCAGCTGCACTACGTCGACCTGTGCGTGAAGGAGACCCTTCGAATGTATCCGTCTGTACCGCTGCTGGGTCGTAAGGTTCTCGAGGACTGCGAGATCA ATGGAAAGCTCATCCCGGCGGGCACGAATATCGGCATCTCCCCTCTCTACTTGGGCAGACGGGAGGAGCTCTTTAGCGAGCCCAATATCTTCAAGCCGGAACGGTTCGATGTGGTCACCACCGCCGAGAAGCTGAATCCGTACGCGTACATTCCGTTCTCGGCCGGACCTCGCAACTGCATTGGCCAGAAGTTCGCCATGCTGGAGATCAAGGCCATCGTGGCCAATGTGCTCCGGCACTACGAGGTTGACTTTGTGGGCGACTCCTCGGAACCACCCGTGCTGATCGCCGAACTTATTCTGCGTACCAAGGAACCCTTGATGTTCAAGGTGCGGGAGCGAGTCTACTGA
- the CG3630 gene encoding uncharacterized protein, isoform D translates to MTDVSHELGALRFVVDSPLSSKVAMFNNQATQHKQSQLLNPFSQDGRAASPKPTFSKDQYGKPLAGSLTEMRGQKANIHVMKEMLELCQIINSEGYDVKDEPTMRVIPFGELFNIYNYISDKVVGILLRARKHKLVDFEGEMLYQRRDDDVPVFLLKPIKEIRSEMEAKIEDIKRAASPAPPQSTSVLMDRSAHEQKLKSRTPSPAVGKSAKSKSASPAPKAPVPVPAPAAEVTPVAGPTTSAEPAPVAESTMAAVPAPSTEPTPATAPASSTVEIEPAKPEVTEQAPVAVIVTEAPSTEETTPTTSEPQAEEAPAAVAPAGPADDLPTIVIEATAEFVRTVSVEQLAPSPGTASESSPDQSQSQPESTPA, encoded by the exons ATGACGGACGTATCGCATGAACTGGGCGCCTTGCGCTTCGTGGTG GACTCACCACTGTCCTCCAAGGTGGCCATGTTCAACAACCAGGCCACGCAGCACAAGCAGTCGCAGCTGCTGAATCCATTTTCCCAGGACGGACGCGCCGCCTCGCCGAAACCCACTTTCTCGAAGGATCAGTATGGAAAACCACTGGCCGGCAGCCTTACAGAGATGCGTGGCCAGAAGGCCAACATCCACGTGATGAAGGAGATGCTGGAGCTCTGCCAGATCATCAATTCGGAGGGCTACGACGTCAAGGACGAGCCCACTATGCGTGTGATCCCCTTCGGCGAACTTTTTAAT ATCTATAACTACATATCCGACAAGGTGGTGGGCATCCTGCTGCGGGCCCGCAAACACAAGTTGGTAGACTTCGAGGGCGAGATGTTGTACCAGCGGAGGGACGATGACGTTCCCGTCTTTCTGCTGAAGCCCATCAAGGAAATACGCAGTGAGATGGAGGCCAAGATTGAAGACATCAAGAGGGCGGCTAGTCCAGCGCCTCCGCAGTCCACCTCGGTGCTGATGGATCGCAGTGCTCACGAACAAAAACTGAAGTCGAGGACTCCCTCGCCGGCTGTGGGCAAGTCCGCCAAGTCGAAGTCAGCGTCGCCGGCACCCAAGGCTCCTGTACCTGTTCCTGCGCCTGCTGCAGAAGTCACGCCTGTGGCTGGGCCCACAACTTCTGCAGAACCTGCTCCTGTGGCAGAGTCCACTATGGCAGCAGTTCCAGCTCCGTCTACAGAGCCCACACCGGCAACAGCTCCTGCTTCGAGTACCGTTGAGATCGAGCCAGCCAAGCCAGAGGTGACCGAACAGGCGCCCGTGGCTGTGATAGTCACAGAAGCACCATCCACAGAAGAAACCACACCAACCACCAGCGAACCGCAGGCGGAGGAAGCACCCGCTGCAGTTGCACCGGCAGGACCTGCTGATGACTTACCCACAATTGTGATTGAAGCCACCGCCGAGTTTGTACGCACCGTCAGCGTGGAGCAGCTGGCGCCCAGTCCCGGAACGGCCAGCGAGTCCTCGCCAGACCAGTCCCAATCCCAACCAGAGTCGACGCCCGCTTAA
- the CG3630 gene encoding uncharacterized protein, isoform B, producing the protein MFNNQATQHKQSQLLNPFSQDGRAASPKPTFSKDQYGKPLAGSLTEMRGQKANIHVMKEMLELCQIINSEGYDVKDEPTMRVIPFGELFNIYNYISDKVVGILLRARKHKLVDFEGEMLYQRRDDDVPVFLLKPIKEIRSEMEAKIEDIKRAASPAPPQSTSVLMDRSAHEQKLKSRTPSPAVGKSAKSKSASPAPKAPVPVPAPAAEVTPVAGPTTSAEPAPVAESTMAAVPAPSTEPTPATAPASSTVEIEPAKPEVTEQAPVAVIVTEAPSTEETTPTTSEPQAEEAPAAVAPAGPADDLPTIVIEATAEFVRTVSVEQLAPSPGTASESSPDQSQSQPESTPA; encoded by the exons ATGTTCAACAACCAGGCCACGCAGCACAAGCAGTCGCAGCTGCTGAATCCATTTTCCCAGGACGGACGCGCCGCCTCGCCGAAACCCACTTTCTCGAAGGATCAGTATGGAAAACCACTGGCCGGCAGCCTTACAGAGATGCGTGGCCAGAAGGCCAACATCCACGTGATGAAGGAGATGCTGGAGCTCTGCCAGATCATCAATTCGGAGGGCTACGACGTCAAGGACGAGCCCACTATGCGTGTGATCCCCTTCGGCGAACTTTTTAAT ATCTATAACTACATATCCGACAAGGTGGTGGGCATCCTGCTGCGGGCCCGCAAACACAAGTTGGTAGACTTCGAGGGCGAGATGTTGTACCAGCGGAGGGACGATGACGTTCCCGTCTTTCTGCTGAAGCCCATCAAGGAAATACGCAGTGAGATGGAGGCCAAGATTGAAGACATCAAGAGGGCGGCTAGTCCAGCGCCTCCGCAGTCCACCTCGGTGCTGATGGATCGCAGTGCTCACGAACAAAAACTGAAGTCGAGGACTCCCTCGCCGGCTGTGGGCAAGTCCGCCAAGTCGAAGTCAGCGTCGCCGGCACCCAAGGCTCCTGTACCTGTTCCTGCGCCTGCTGCAGAAGTCACGCCTGTGGCTGGGCCCACAACTTCTGCAGAACCTGCTCCTGTGGCAGAGTCCACTATGGCAGCAGTTCCAGCTCCGTCTACAGAGCCCACACCGGCAACAGCTCCTGCTTCGAGTACCGTTGAGATCGAGCCAGCCAAGCCAGAGGTGACCGAACAGGCGCCCGTGGCTGTGATAGTCACAGAAGCACCATCCACAGAAGAAACCACACCAACCACCAGCGAACCGCAGGCGGAGGAAGCACCCGCTGCAGTTGCACCGGCAGGACCTGCTGATGACTTACCCACAATTGTGATTGAAGCCACCGCCGAGTTTGTACGCACCGTCAGCGTGGAGCAGCTGGCGCCCAGTCCCGGAACGGCCAGCGAGTCCTCGCCAGACCAGTCCCAATCCCAACCAGAGTCGACGCCCGCTTAA
- the ND-B14.5A gene encoding NADH dehydrogenase (ubiquinone) B14.5 A subunit, isoform B: MSALRRDVSPLIQRIRAFLLGREHNLALRFEDGLADRTQPQPEIPDGPSHLLSANYYCQRDGRREVLPPIDLVEQQKQLAAEGEAAKAPSSKLPTPGKVYAWD; the protein is encoded by the exons ATGTCTGCCCTGCGCCGTGATGTGTCGCCTTTAATCCAGCGCATTCGGGCCTTCCTCCTGGGT CGGGAGCACAACCTGGCCCTGCGCTTCGAGGACGGACTGGCCGATCGCACCCAGCCACAGCCGGAAATCCCTGACGGTCCATCGCATCTACTCTCGGCCAACTACTACTGCCAGCGGGATGGACGTCGCGAGGTTCTGCCGCCCATCGACCTGGtggagcagcagaagcagctgGCGGCAGAGGGGGAAGCGGCGAAGGCCCCGTCTTCCAAGCTGCCCACTCCCGGCAAGGTCTATGCCTGGGATTAA
- the Cyp4d14 gene encoding cytochrome P450 4d14, isoform B, producing MYLELFAILLATALAWDYMRKRRHNKMYAEAGIRGPKSYPLVGNAPLLINESPKSKSSIFDMQFRLIAEFGKNIKTQMLGESGFMTADSKMIEAIMSSQQTIQKNNLYSLLVNWLGDGLLISQGKKWFRRRKIITPAFHFKILEDFVEVFDQQSATMVQKLYDRADGKTVINMFPVACLCAMDIIAETAMGVKINAQLQPQFTYVQSVTTASAMLAERFMNPLQRLDFTMKLFYPKLLDKLNDAVKNMHDFTNSVITERRELLQKAIADGGDADAALLNDVGQKRRMALLDVLLKSTIDGAPLSNDDIREEVDTFMFEGHDTTTSSIAFTCYLLARHPEVQARVFQEVRDVIGDDKSAPVTMKLLGELKYLECVIKESLRLFPSVPIIGRYISQDTVLDGKLIPADSNVIILIYHAQRDPDYFPDPEKFIPDRFSMERKGEISPFAYTPFSAGPRNCIGQKFAMLEMKSTISKMVRHFELLPLGEEVQPVLNVILRSTTGINCGLKPRVY from the exons ATGTATCTAGAGCTCTTTGCGATTCTCCTGGCGACCGCTTTGGCGTGGGATTATATGCGAAAGAGGCGGCACAACAAGATGTACGCCGAGGCTGGGATACGAGGACCCAAGAGCTATCCTCTGGTTGGAAACGCTCCCTTGTTGATTAACGAGTCACCCAAGAGTAAGTCAT CTATCTTTGATATGCAGTTCCGACTGATTGCTGAGTTTggtaaaaacataaaaacgcAGATGTTGGGCGAAAGTGGCTTCATGACCGCTGATTCCAAAATGATCGAGGCGATCATGAGCAGCCAACAGACCATTCAAAAAAACAATCTTTATAGTCTGCTGGTAAATTGGCTCGGCGATGGACTGCTCATTAGCCAAGGAAAGAAGTGGTTCCGCCGCAGGAAGATCATTACACCCGCATTCCACTTTAAGATCCTCGAGGACTTTGTGGAGGTCTTTGACCAACAGAGCGCAACTATGGTCCAGAAGCTTTACGATCGGGCAGACGGCAAGACGGTGATAAACATGTTCCCGGTGGCTTGCTTGTGTGCCATGGATATCATTGCGGAAACGGCCATGGGTGTAAAAATTAATGCTCAGCTCCAGCCGCAATTTACCTACGTTCAGTCGGTCACAAC TGCCTCTGCAATGTTAGCCGAACGCTTCATGAATCCCTTGCAGCGCTTGGATTTCACCATGAAGCTCTTCTATCCCAAATTGCTAGACAAGCTGAATGATGCCGTGAAGAACATGCACGACTTTACCAACTCGGTAATCACTGAGCGACGCGAGCTCCTACAAAAAGCCATTGCCGATGGAGGAGATGCCGACGCTGCCCTCTTGAACGATGTGGGCCAGAAGCGTCGTATGGCTCTTCTTGATGTGCTGCTGAAGTCCACCATCGATGGGGCTCCGTTGAGCAACGACGACATCCGCGAGGAGGTAGACACCTTCATGTTCGAGGGTCATGACACTACGACCAGTAGCATTGCTTTTACCTGTTATTTGCTGGCTCGACATCCTGAGGTTCAGGCTCGCGTCTTCCAGGAGGTCAGAGATGTTATCGGTGATGACAAGTCGGCTCCAGTTACTATGAAGCTACTCGGCGAGCTCAAGTACTTAGAGTGCGTGATAAAGGAGTCTCTGCGCCTGTTTCCCTCGGTGCCGATCATTGGACGCTACATTTCCCAGGACACCGTACTCGACGGCAAATTGATACCCGCCGACTCGAATGTGATCATTCTTATTTACCATGCTCAGCGCGATCCAGACTACTTCCCTGATCCGGAGAAGTTCATCCCTGATCGTTTCAGCATGGAGCGCAAGGGCGAGATCAGTCCATTCGCCTATACTCCCTTCTCAGCGGGTCCGAGAAACTGCATCGGCCAAAAGTTCGCAATGCTCGAGATGAAGAGCACCATCAGCAAAATGGTGAGACACTTTGAGTTGCTGCCTCTGGGCGAAGAAGTCCAGCCCGTACTGAACGTTATCCTGCGCTCGACCACCGGAATCAATTGTGGCCTCAAGCCGCGCGTCTATTAG
- the Cyp4d14 gene encoding cytochrome P450 4d14, isoform A: MYLELFAILLATALAWDYMRKRRHNKMYAEAGIRGPKSYPLVGNAPLLINESPKTIFDMQFRLIAEFGKNIKTQMLGESGFMTADSKMIEAIMSSQQTIQKNNLYSLLVNWLGDGLLISQGKKWFRRRKIITPAFHFKILEDFVEVFDQQSATMVQKLYDRADGKTVINMFPVACLCAMDIIAETAMGVKINAQLQPQFTYVQSVTTASAMLAERFMNPLQRLDFTMKLFYPKLLDKLNDAVKNMHDFTNSVITERRELLQKAIADGGDADAALLNDVGQKRRMALLDVLLKSTIDGAPLSNDDIREEVDTFMFEGHDTTTSSIAFTCYLLARHPEVQARVFQEVRDVIGDDKSAPVTMKLLGELKYLECVIKESLRLFPSVPIIGRYISQDTVLDGKLIPADSNVIILIYHAQRDPDYFPDPEKFIPDRFSMERKGEISPFAYTPFSAGPRNCIGQKFAMLEMKSTISKMVRHFELLPLGEEVQPVLNVILRSTTGINCGLKPRVY; encoded by the exons ATGTATCTAGAGCTCTTTGCGATTCTCCTGGCGACCGCTTTGGCGTGGGATTATATGCGAAAGAGGCGGCACAACAAGATGTACGCCGAGGCTGGGATACGAGGACCCAAGAGCTATCCTCTGGTTGGAAACGCTCCCTTGTTGATTAACGAGTCACCCAAGA CTATCTTTGATATGCAGTTCCGACTGATTGCTGAGTTTggtaaaaacataaaaacgcAGATGTTGGGCGAAAGTGGCTTCATGACCGCTGATTCCAAAATGATCGAGGCGATCATGAGCAGCCAACAGACCATTCAAAAAAACAATCTTTATAGTCTGCTGGTAAATTGGCTCGGCGATGGACTGCTCATTAGCCAAGGAAAGAAGTGGTTCCGCCGCAGGAAGATCATTACACCCGCATTCCACTTTAAGATCCTCGAGGACTTTGTGGAGGTCTTTGACCAACAGAGCGCAACTATGGTCCAGAAGCTTTACGATCGGGCAGACGGCAAGACGGTGATAAACATGTTCCCGGTGGCTTGCTTGTGTGCCATGGATATCATTGCGGAAACGGCCATGGGTGTAAAAATTAATGCTCAGCTCCAGCCGCAATTTACCTACGTTCAGTCGGTCACAAC TGCCTCTGCAATGTTAGCCGAACGCTTCATGAATCCCTTGCAGCGCTTGGATTTCACCATGAAGCTCTTCTATCCCAAATTGCTAGACAAGCTGAATGATGCCGTGAAGAACATGCACGACTTTACCAACTCGGTAATCACTGAGCGACGCGAGCTCCTACAAAAAGCCATTGCCGATGGAGGAGATGCCGACGCTGCCCTCTTGAACGATGTGGGCCAGAAGCGTCGTATGGCTCTTCTTGATGTGCTGCTGAAGTCCACCATCGATGGGGCTCCGTTGAGCAACGACGACATCCGCGAGGAGGTAGACACCTTCATGTTCGAGGGTCATGACACTACGACCAGTAGCATTGCTTTTACCTGTTATTTGCTGGCTCGACATCCTGAGGTTCAGGCTCGCGTCTTCCAGGAGGTCAGAGATGTTATCGGTGATGACAAGTCGGCTCCAGTTACTATGAAGCTACTCGGCGAGCTCAAGTACTTAGAGTGCGTGATAAAGGAGTCTCTGCGCCTGTTTCCCTCGGTGCCGATCATTGGACGCTACATTTCCCAGGACACCGTACTCGACGGCAAATTGATACCCGCCGACTCGAATGTGATCATTCTTATTTACCATGCTCAGCGCGATCCAGACTACTTCCCTGATCCGGAGAAGTTCATCCCTGATCGTTTCAGCATGGAGCGCAAGGGCGAGATCAGTCCATTCGCCTATACTCCCTTCTCAGCGGGTCCGAGAAACTGCATCGGCCAAAAGTTCGCAATGCTCGAGATGAAGAGCACCATCAGCAAAATGGTGAGACACTTTGAGTTGCTGCCTCTGGGCGAAGAAGTCCAGCCCGTACTGAACGTTATCCTGCGCTCGACCACCGGAATCAATTGTGGCCTCAAGCCGCGCGTCTATTAG
- the Cyp4d2 gene encoding cytochrome P450 4d2, isoform B, giving the protein MLGVVGVLLLVAFATLLLWDFLWRRRGNGILPGPRPLPFLGNLLMYRGLDPEQIMDFVKKNQRKYGRLYRVWILHQLAVFSTDPRDIEFVLSSQQHITKNNLYKLLNCWLGDGLLMSTGRKWHGRRKIITPTFHFKILEQFVEIFDQQSAVMVEQLQSRADGMTPINIFPVICLTALDIIAETAMGTKINAQKNPNLPYVQAVNDVTNILIKRFIHAWQRVDWIFRLTQPTEAKRQDKAIKVMHDFTENIIRERRETLVNNSKETTPEEEVNFLGQKRRMALLDVLLQSTIDGAPLSDEDIREEVDTFMFEGHDTTTSAISFCLYEISRHPEVQQRLQQEIRDVLGEDRKSPVTLRDLGELKFMENVIKESLRLHPPVPMIGRWFAEDVEIRGKHIPAGTNFTMGIFVLLRDPEYFESPDEFRPERFDADVPQIHPYAYIPFSAGPRNCIGQKFAMLEMKSTVSKLLRHFELLPLGPEPRHSMNIVLRSANGVHLGLKPRA; this is encoded by the exons ATGCTGGGTGTTGTTGGGGTGCTCCTCCTGGTGGCGTTCGCCACACTGCTGCTGTGGGATTTCCTCTGGCGCAGGCGGGGCAATGGTATATTGCCGGGTCCGCGGCCACTTCCCTTCCTGGGCAACCTGCTCATGTATCGCGGTCTAGATCCTGAAC AAATAATGGACTTTGTCAAGAAGAACCAGCGCAAGTACGGTCGCCTTTACAGGGTGTGGATTCTCCACCAGTTGGCCGTCTTCTCCACGGATCCCCGAGACATTGAGTTCGTCTTGAGCAGCCAGCAGCATATAACCAAGAATAATCTGTACAAGCTACTTAACTGCTGGCTGGGCGATGGATTGCTGATGAGCACGGGCAGGAAGTGGCATGGACGCAGAAAGATCATCACGCCCACCTTCCACTTCAAGATTTTGGAACAGTTCGTCGAGATATTCGACCAACAAAGCGCCGTAATGGTGGAGCAGCTTCAGTCGCGCGCCGACGGCATGACTCCCATTAACATCTTTCCGGTGATTTGTCTCACTGCCCTGGATATAATCGCAG AAACTGCAATGGGCACAAAAATCAATGCCCAAAAAAATCCCAATCTGCCCTATGTCCAGGCTGTCAATGA TGTCACCAACATCTTGATTAAACGTTTTATCCACGCTTGGCAGCGGGTGGACTGGATTTTCCGGCTAACGCAGCCAACAGAAGCTAAACGCCAGGACAAAGCTATCAAGGTAATGCACGACTTTACCGAGAACATTATCCGTGAGCGGCGTGAAACGCTGGTTAACAACTCGAAGGAAACAACCCCAGAAGAGGAAGTTAATTTCTTGGGCCAAAAGCGACGGATGGCTCTGCTGGATGTGCTGCTGCAGTCCACAATCGATGGCGCCCCGTTGAGCGATGAGGATATCCGCGAAGAGGTTGACACGTTTATGTTCGAGGGCCATGACACGACTACCTCGGCGATTTCATTCTGTTTATATGAAATCTCAAGGCATCCGGAGGTCCAACAGCGTCTGCAGCAGGAGATCCGCGACGTCCTCGGCGAGGATCGAAAGAGCCCAGTTACCCTTCGTGATCTTGGTGAGCTGAAGTTTATGGAGAACGTAATTAAGGAGTCGCTGCGCCTGCACCCGCCAGTGCCCATGATCGGTCGCTGGTTCGCCGAGGATGTGGAAATAC GTGGCAAGCATATTCCAGCAGGCACCAACTTTACGATGGGCATCTTTGTTCTTCTTCGTGATCCTGAGTACTTCGAGTCTCCCGATGAGTTCCGACCTGAAAGATTCGATGCGGATGTCCCGCAGATTCATCCGTATGCGTACATTCCTTTCTCCGCTGGACCAAGAAACTGTATCGGCCAGAAGTTTGCCATGCTGGAAATGAAGAGCACCGTCAGCAAGCTGCTCCGGCACTTCGAGCTGCTGCCCTTGGGTCCTGAGCCCCGCCACTCGATGAACATCGTCCTGCGGTCGGCCAACGGCGTTCATCTTGGCCTGAAACCGCGCGCCTAA